GGCTTTTCAATAAGCAGCTCACAAAGGTCGAAAACCCGCTGCTTCTTGGCTGTGAACAGATCGTCGTACATGTTGATGTGATAGACGCCAAACCTGTCCCGCAGGTACTTCATGTGATCGTAGGTATATTGCGCCGAGTTGGTTTTGTAGAGGCGCTCGAAGACCGTTCGGTCACAAAATGAACAGGTGTAGGGACAGCCCCGCGAGGTAATCATGGTCGCGCCATGGCGTTTTTCATAGGCGAACAGCGGCAGATGATAGGCATGCGGGAAACCGGCCAGCTTTTCGTAAGCCGGAAACGGCAGTTCATCAAGATCAATGATCCGGTCACGCCGTGGATTTATACGGATCTTTCCGGCTTCGTCACGGTAGATGAGATTGCCAACATTCTTGAGCGGCTTGCCATCCGCCAGATCAAGGAAGGCTCCCTCGCCTTCACCGATAACCAGGTAATCGATTTCAGGAAAATGTTCGAGGATGGGGGCACCCAGCGACGATACGTGGACATTGCCAAAGACAATTTTTATTTCGGGACGTCGGGCTCTTATATAGGCGGCGATTTCAAAGGCATCCATGAAACCGGATGTGGTCGCCGAAAAGCCGACCATTTCCGGATCCGTGGCCAGCACAATTTCGGCATTTTCAGCGATGGTGGCCGGCGCATAGGGGCCAAGGCAATCATGCAGTTGGACACTGTGCCCGAATTTTTCCAGCCAACTGGCCAGTTGCATGATGCCGATAGGCGGCATGCGGTTGGCCAGGACCGAAAAATCCGGTTGGCCGGGAACGAAATTAAAGCCAGCCGGGTGAACAAGAGTAATACGCATGCAGGATTCCTCAATCGAAGTCTCGGAATTTTATAAGAAAACGCCAACTCACTCCGGTTCCCTGCAAGGTATTACCAGTAGCTCAGTGTATCCCAGGCAAATTTGGCAATCAGCACGCTAACCATGACGAGAAACAACCGCCGGACAAACTGGCTTCCATGTTTCAAGGCTAGTCGGGTACCAAGCATTGAACCCGTTACATTGGCGACAGCCATTGCTATGGCCAATAGCGGCAAAACATTCCCATGTGGCAAAAAATAGCTGAGCGCAGCGAGATTGGTCGCCACATTGACCATTTTTGCACCGGCTGATGCATGCAGAAAATCGAAGCCGAAAAATCGGACAAAGAGAAAAATCAGGAAACTGCCAGTGCCCGGCCCAAAGAAGCCATCATAAAACCCTATCACCCCACCCAAAAGAACGGCATATGCCAATTCCCTATTGCCGGCATGGACTGGTTGATGATGTAGACCAAAGTTCTGGCCCTTCAGTGTGTAAGCCGCTACCACGGTCAGAAGCAGTAAAACCAAGGGCCTGATGACTTCTTTCGGTAACCAGGCAACGACAGCTGCACCTAGATAGGAAAAAGCAAAAGCACTCAAGGCCGCCGGCAAAATTGTTCTCCACGGCATGGTGATCTGTCGCGCATAGCGCCAACTTGCATTGGCTGTGCCAAAAATGCTGGCAAATTTGTTAGTGCCAAACAGCGTTGCAGCTGATTCAAGCGGACGTACAGCAAACAGAGCGGGAATTTGAATCAGTCCACCACCACCGACAACGGCATCGACTGTACCTGCCATCAAAGCAGCAAACAACAAAACGACTATTTCCGGTGTGAAGAAATCCACGGAGTGCTTCCAGAAGTCAGGAACAAAGGGTTCACAGGGTTTTTGATAATAACTATATGTAAACCTATTACTGATAATACCTTAGCAACAACTCTGTGGATAACGTAAAAATTTTTAATTTATTCATTAACTTAATTGCTAAATTTGGTGCTTGGTAACCTGCTGGTTTGCCTGTGGATGAATTCCGGATAGTTTTTGGCTTTTTGAAAATATCCTAGTTGCCAACATTCCTTGGACAGCTTGTGCACAGCCTTATCTACAGCGTATTTTCAGAAAATTCTTGGTTTGAAGCCGAAAAAAAACCCGGCTAATTGCCGGGTTTTTGAATATTTTATGCCTAAAAAATAATCAGTAAGTTATCCGCCTTGGATCAACGACTATCTTCAGCAAGCTGCGTAATTTGATTGCCCGTAAAGAAGGACTGTTCATTTTGTTCACCATCTTCGCGGTAGGCGACAACCATGCTACCTGCGCCGTCAAACGGTGCCGACACAGGTGCCAGCTTTCGCTCCGGCAGGAAGCTCTTGAGAAAATCCTCAGAGAGGAACTCGGCTGTATTCCGGGTGCCCAGGACATAT
The DNA window shown above is from Dechloromonas sp. HYN0024 and carries:
- a CDS encoding B12-binding domain-containing radical SAM protein, yielding MRITLVHPAGFNFVPGQPDFSVLANRMPPIGIMQLASWLEKFGHSVQLHDCLGPYAPATIAENAEIVLATDPEMVGFSATTSGFMDAFEIAAYIRARRPEIKIVFGNVHVSSLGAPILEHFPEIDYLVIGEGEGAFLDLADGKPLKNVGNLIYRDEAGKIRINPRRDRIIDLDELPFPAYEKLAGFPHAYHLPLFAYEKRHGATMITSRGCPYTCSFCDRTVFERLYKTNSAQYTYDHMKYLRDRFGVYHINMYDDLFTAKKQRVFDLCELLIEKPLGIQWNCAIRTGHTSDEMLAKLKQAGVLMVSMGIESADPQMMERHKAGVTLDAVRDTVRQIHAAGLRAKGLFIFGMPGETPETVKVTSDFILSLGLDEMNMTKFSPLHGAPIWDECANSKVSGEMIEDWRLMNCLNFVFLPHGFSSREEMDALYNWHVKRFYDSKGYRRRFAKRLWAHRWSLWHVIKHLPETIAAARYFSSNKEQLEKAKREFKLHPRQPVGLKPFLSPDLQVDNIVAMSPVRISRRDAMKAIIPLAEEGISCCPPSASPAAV
- a CDS encoding TSUP family transporter encodes the protein MDFFTPEIVVLLFAALMAGTVDAVVGGGGLIQIPALFAVRPLESAATLFGTNKFASIFGTANASWRYARQITMPWRTILPAALSAFAFSYLGAAVVAWLPKEVIRPLVLLLLTVVAAYTLKGQNFGLHHQPVHAGNRELAYAVLLGGVIGFYDGFFGPGTGSFLIFLFVRFFGFDFLHASAGAKMVNVATNLAALSYFLPHGNVLPLLAIAMAVANVTGSMLGTRLALKHGSQFVRRLFLVMVSVLIAKFAWDTLSYW